The following DNA comes from Chitinophaga nivalis.
GTGAGCAAGTTTTAGCCATACTGGAACATAAGCGTATCAGCCTGACAGCTTTTGCAAAATCTTTACAAGTATCCCCCGAAACTGTTCACAACTGGATGGCAGGCAATCATCATTTCACACCAGAAATAATGCTGCAGATAGAGCAGGTTTTAGGCGAAAAAATTTTATTGTCCGACTATATACATCCTGATCCTATCTCAACAAAACACTAACCGACATTCCTCATTCATATTATCTGTTCTTTTATGCTATTCAAACAAATACATTTGGATGGAATAAAATCCGGCACCATTTCGCTGGCATTCCGTAAATGGAATAAAGCTGCCGCTACTGCCGGCAGCCAGATAAAAACAAGTATCGGACTCGTTGAAATAATATCGATTAAAAAAATAGCTCCCGGCAAAATTACCGCAGCCGATGCTGTCAAAGCAGGTTATAAAGATCTCAAAGACCTGTTGGATACATTTCAAAAAATCCCCACTGGAGACATCTATAAAATCCAGGTACGCTATTATGCAGCCGATCCCCGTATTCAACTGCGCGAACAAACCGCCCTCACTACCGAAGAGATAACAACCATTAAAACCCAACTGGAACGATTAGACGCCTACAGTAAACAAGGCCCCTGGACCATCGATATATTAAAAGCTATTAAAGCTAACCCCAAGCTACGTGCCGCCGATCTCGCCATTAAAACCGGGAAAGAAAAAGATTGGCTGAAACTGAATATCCGTAAACTGAAAAACATTGGACTAACCATCAGTTACGAACCGGGGTATACCCTATCGCCACTGGGCGAAATGATACTTAAACAGTATAAGGATCCAAAGTGACTAAATGGTACATCTAAAAATATTTTTCTTAGAACCATTTTTAGATGTCATTACCTTTCACACAAACTCACTCTTATCTGTATCATCCAACACTGTTGATGTGTTTTCAAAAATGCTTAGTCCTTTTAATGATAGAAAATCTGGTGAGATAGGTAAAGTATAATTAAATCCATGAATAAAAGAATACCATTTTTTAGTTTTTTTAATAAAAAAATTTACCTTTGCTTCATAATGTGATTTTAATATCACATTAACAAAAACTCAGATTTATACTAACGCTTTATATGCGTGATTTACACTAGGACTTCCATCCTGATTAACACTTTGGCCATCAACAGCAAGTTGATGGCTTTTTATTTTCAAATTCATACACATGAATAAAGTTGTTATATTAATCGATGGACAAAACCTTTATTACAATCTAAAAGACATTAGTTTAAAAGAAAATAATATTAAATGGGACTTATTATTCTCTCATTTGATTGAGCCTGATGATAAACTAGTGAGAACCTATTGGTTCAGACCTGCCAAAATACTAGACACTTATTATACTTCAGTTAATATAAGAAATACTATTGTCTGGAAACTCCATAGAACACATACTAACAATTACCAAAGTGGGGCTCACTCCTCTATACCCAAACAAGTACTAGATGACATAGAAGATAAATCAAGGGACATAGAAAAATGGCTAGCTGATGAAAAGCAACGTTTCAATTCATTAGAATTTCAATATGATAAACTATGTCTTGAGTTTGGTGGAATTGAGTTTGTTAAAACAGGCGTTGTTAAAGTAAATCCATATAATAAAAGCTATTCGGGAGAAAAAGGTGTTGATATCTCCTTAGCTGTCAAAATGATTGCATTAAGTGTTGAAAAGAAATGTGATAAAATTATTCTGGTTAGTGGTGATTATGACTATGCAGAAGCCATAAGATACGTTAAGAATAATATGACACAGGTACATATCGTAAAAATGCATAAAGGCAACCCTCCAAAAAGCAAAAGCGTTTCACGGGATCTTATAGTATTGGCAGACAAAGTCATTGATCTTTATGAAACTGATATACATGAGAAATTCCTTAAGGGTTGTTAATGGCTAAAAAAATCATTTAGTAAACTATAATTAGAAATATTCTTACTTCTTAAAATATTATCTATCACAAGGGGGTTAAATATTAATAATAAAAAAACTCAGTCAGAATGTAATCAGATATAACAAAAAACCTCTCTTATTAGCGACCAACAAAAAAATATTGTTCCATTAGATTTACCCCCAGATTTACACTAGGATGAAATGTCCTGATTAACGCTAGGATTACGCATCTTAATGCACACCACTGCCATCAACCTTCGTGTTGATGGCATTTTCATGGCTATCCTTCTAAATATAAAAAGTCGCCATCCCAAGCGGAGGCGACTTTATTTTATAATTATCCATCGGACACTTATCCGGGATAGCTTATTTTAAAAGTATGGCGCCGTTATTTTTATTAATATTTCACCACTGACAAAGCAACGGTAAGGAGTAGAAACTATTTTCAGAAAGTAGACATAAAAAATTAACTTATGATCATGTCGGAAAAAAAACGGCTATAGGATTCGTTATTCATCTTCCTAAATAATTTTATTATACAGGCTGTTTAAAAATACGTTTAACTTCATAATGAAGGATATTAATGAATGTAGCATTCCGGTTATTGATTGGTTGCAAAAAGGTATAACTTCATTACAGGGGAAATGCCTGAAAGCGATTTATGTGTTGTTGATTGGTTGCAAAAAGGTATAACCTCATTTACCAGCACGACTTCTGGAAAGCTTGGACAGTTGTTGATTGGTTGCAAAAAAGGTATAACATCATTTCGTTACCGGTTACATGGGAATTGAAATGTGTTGTTGATTGGTTGCAAAAAAAGTATAACATCATTTATTTCTGGTTCCATTACATACATATCAGCGTTGTTGATTGGTTGCAAAAAAGGTATAACTTCATTCTTCTGACATTTTTCGCCGCTGTTGTGACTGTTGTTGATTGGTTGCAAAAAAGGAATAACTTCATTTCAAAAAGATTAAAGGCGTGTTACTTGCGCGTTGTTGATTGGTTGCAAAAAAGGAATAACTTCATTAGTATCTCACCAAATCCCTACAAGCCAGACTATTACAGCAGCTCTCCCATTAAAAATTCTGCTGCCATTCTTCAACATTTCTTCAAAAATTTCCATTTTTCACCATCCTGTCAAAAAGCCAACCAGGAAGTAATGCATTAAATACATCATCGGGATATCTATACACCATTCTTTCAAAATCCCGCTCCTGCCTTTACAGTGGCCATTATGAAATAATCATTAACTCCACCCCTAGCTGTTCTCCTTTCCGAAAAAAGCCCACACCTTTGCTGCGCCATAATAGCAAGACAACTACTAAGCCTACTAACTGCTTAATTTTAAAAGAAGCCACCGCATCAGCACAACGCAACTATGCTGATACGGTGGCTTCGCCTATTGCAGGCGTACATGGAGCACTGCCGTATTAATTATTCGGAAGCTGATTAAAATTGATTGCAGGCGGCGTACCCGTCGCGGTACGGTCGTAGGTCTGGCCTACGCTGTTGCCTACCTGCCGGAAGCCACCGCTGAACATATAGAAGAAATTATTCTCCAGGCCTGCGCCGAGGTCATACCGTTGGTGTGACGTCTCATTGGCGGTGGTGGTGAAAGATGCCTTCGTCAGTTCTATCCAGGTACCGGCAGTAGTGCAAACCCATTGATTGCCGTAACGGGCTTTGAAGAAATTGTTGCCGTTATCGGAATAGTTTTCCACAAAAGAATAGAGGCCGCCGAGCAGCTGTCCGTTCGTTTTGGATTTATCCCATTGGGCAATGAGTTTCCAGGAACCCGTTTCCGGCGCATAGAAGTAGCCGGTAAAAATGGTGTGCGTGCCTGATGCTTCCGCATGTACCAGCAACTTATACGTGTTGCCGGTGATCCAGGGGAATTTCAGGTAGCTTTGTCCGCCGGAGCCTTCATTACCGAAAGCGTTGTGTGTAACATTGGCGCCTTTCTTCACCAGTGTTACGGCGTAGTCGGCGGGTATTTCATTGGGGTCGTTGGTATTGTAGTTACTCCAGATAGAAAACAATACGCGCCTTTCGGTAGGACTGTTTACCTGAATCCCGAAATAACCATCCCAGAAACCATTGGTCATGTAATAGGCGTACAATGGATCGGCGCCGGCAGGTACATATATTTCATTATAGAACCAGGCTACCGCGGTATTCGGTGGCACGGGGTACGACAGATGTGTAGCCGGTGCACCGCGATATTGACTGCGGTTGTATTTAAGACCAATGCTGCTGGTGATGACCGCCGACTGTATATCCGGCAGATAAGTGCCGTTTTTCGTGGCGGCCTTAATTTCCAGGCAGTGATAACCGGTAGTGGTAATGTTGAACGTACCGGCGTTGAGGGTAACGTAGCTGTTGGTCTGGTTCACGACTACGTTGGTAGCCGTGCCGCTGCTATCGAGTCGTATTCTCAACGTATTGGCGCCTCCGGGAGCTTTAACGCGCAGTTTCACCGTAATGCTGCCAGTGGACAAGGCATTGAAAAACACGCGCGTAAATCCGCTGGAATCGGTCCAGGCGCCTAACCCCGATGAAGAGATGCTGCCATAACCATTGCTTTGATCTTTGGGGTATACATACCCGTTGCTGTAGAGTGTCACCGTATCTGTAACGGCCAGCAGAGCTGCTGCTTTCTGTGCACCGGTATCATCACCCGGATTTTTCAGTTCACTGTTGTTGAATTTTGCACAGGCGCCTGTCAAAGCCAGGGCCAGCAAAATCAGGGGAAATTTTTTCATGAGTGTTCGTGGATTTTGGTGAAATATATACTTAAGTGCTCCATGTAAGGGTAAACGTATCTCACTATCGTTGCCGGAGGCGGCCAGGTTATCATAACAAACACGATTAAAAGTATTCTTTACACTTTTAAAAAAGAAGAACGCCGGTTTTTTATGGAGAAAAAATGACAGAGGGTTGCAAACGAAAAAACCGGTTTAAAAGCAGGATGCTTTCAAACCGGTTTTTAATCAGTTCCTGTTATATAATAAGTATACTATTCTTCCATCATGTTCATGACTACGCTTACTACATCTTCCGGATTAGGTTTGGAGAAGTAGTCGCCGTCGGTACCGTAAGCCGGGCGATGTGCCTGTGCACTCAGGGTGCGTGGCGCCACATCCAGCCATCTGTAACCACCTTGTTTTTCCATCACCTGCTGGAACATGTAAGCAGTAGCACCACCCGGAACGTCTTCATCTACAAAGAGGATACGGTTGGTTTTCTGCAATGATTTCACAATGTCATGGTTGATATCGAAAGGCAGTAAGGTCTGTACGTCTATCAGTTCGCAGGAAACACCCATTTCTTCCAGGGTCACGATGGCATCTTCTACTACACGGGTAGTAGAACCATAGGTGACGATGGTTACATCGGTACCTTCCTTCAATACTTCCGGAATACCCAATGGTACCGTGTAGGTCTCGAGGTTAGCAGGTAATTTCTCTTTCAGGCGGTAGCCATTCAGGGATTCAATCACCAGCGCCGGTTCGTTGGCCTGTAACAGGGTATTGTACATACCGGCTGCCTGTACCATATTACGCGGTACGCATACGTGTATACCACGCAGGGAGTTGATGATCATACCCATCGGAGAACCACTGTGCCAGATACCTTCGAGGCGATGGCCACGGGTACGTACAATGATCGGGCAGTGCTGGCCACCTTTGGTACGGTATTGCAGCGTAGCCACATCATCGCTGAGGGGTTGCAGTCCGTACAGCAGGTAATCGAGGTATTGGATTTCGGCAATCGGCCGTAAGCCGCGCAATGCCATCCCGATACCTTGTCCGATGATGGTCAGCTCCCGTATGCCGGTATCGGCTATACGCAGCTTACCATGTTTCTGCTGTAAACCGGCGAAGGCCTGGTTTACATCTCCGATCTTACCTACATCTTCCCCGAAAGCAAATACTTTGGAGTTGTTGGTGAAGAGCTGATCAAAATATTTATTCAGGATCTCGTAGCCATTCAGGGTAATGCTGTCATCGTCATAGGTAGCCGGAACAACCGGTACATTGAGCACATCATTTACGCCGGTGGCATGTAAGAAAGAGTTGTAGTTATCTTTTTGCTCCAGCAGGTAACGCTGGTAGTAGTGTTGCAACGCCTGTAGTGCAGGTTCATTGCTCAGGTGCCGGTGGCGGTTGAGGATAGCAGCAGCGGCTTTCAGGATATCGCGGCGTTGTGGTTCGCGGTTAGCCTGCAGTTCGCGGATGTTTTTGTTCACCACTTCTTCCTCTACACCAGCTACCGCAGTGACGGTACCTGCCAGGGTGATGAATTCCTGTACCTGAGATTTAATAGGGGTGATATATTTCTCCCAGGCTTGTTTACGGGCGTCCTGTGCTTTTGTTTTTGCGTTGGCC
Coding sequences within:
- a CDS encoding helix-turn-helix domain-containing protein gives rise to the protein MYKRSPYFDRIVQATPAETKNRIADSFAISEQVLAILEHKRISLTAFAKSLQVSPETVHNWMAGNHHFTPEIMLQIEQVLGEKILLSDYIHPDPISTKH
- a CDS encoding NYN domain-containing protein, producing the protein MNKVVILIDGQNLYYNLKDISLKENNIKWDLLFSHLIEPDDKLVRTYWFRPAKILDTYYTSVNIRNTIVWKLHRTHTNNYQSGAHSSIPKQVLDDIEDKSRDIEKWLADEKQRFNSLEFQYDKLCLEFGGIEFVKTGVVKVNPYNKSYSGEKGVDISLAVKMIALSVEKKCDKIILVSGDYDYAEAIRYVKNNMTQVHIVKMHKGNPPKSKSVSRDLIVLADKVIDLYETDIHEKFLKGC
- a CDS encoding DUF3472 domain-containing protein encodes the protein MKKFPLILLALALTGACAKFNNSELKNPGDDTGAQKAAALLAVTDTVTLYSNGYVYPKDQSNGYGSISSSGLGAWTDSSGFTRVFFNALSTGSITVKLRVKAPGGANTLRIRLDSSGTATNVVVNQTNSYVTLNAGTFNITTTGYHCLEIKAATKNGTYLPDIQSAVITSSIGLKYNRSQYRGAPATHLSYPVPPNTAVAWFYNEIYVPAGADPLYAYYMTNGFWDGYFGIQVNSPTERRVLFSIWSNYNTNDPNEIPADYAVTLVKKGANVTHNAFGNEGSGGQSYLKFPWITGNTYKLLVHAEASGTHTIFTGYFYAPETGSWKLIAQWDKSKTNGQLLGGLYSFVENYSDNGNNFFKARYGNQWVCTTAGTWIELTKASFTTTANETSHQRYDLGAGLENNFFYMFSGGFRQVGNSVGQTYDRTATGTPPAINFNQLPNN
- a CDS encoding alpha-ketoacid dehydrogenase subunit alpha/beta — its product is MNIESRLSFEEFRKEVLHDYRLACDSREISLLARKEVLTGKAKFGIFGDGKEVAQIAMSKYFQPGDFRSGYYRDQTVAFATGIATPEQFFSQLYADPNLENDPFSAGRQMNSHFATPNLDKDGNWLNLTAMKNSAADMAPTAGQMPRALGLAYASKIFREVETLHELKGLSENGNEICFATIGDASTSEGHFWETMNAAGVLQVPLAVFVWDDGYGISVPRKYQTTKNSISAALEGFRKTDGSNGFDIYNVKGWDYAGMCEVFEAAIRKIRETHIPALFHVEEITQPQGHSTSGSHERYKSKERLSWEKEFDCNLKMRSWILENALCDEATLVEIEANAKTKAQDARKQAWEKYITPIKSQVQEFITLAGTVTAVAGVEEEVVNKNIRELQANREPQRRDILKAAAAILNRHRHLSNEPALQALQHYYQRYLLEQKDNYNSFLHATGVNDVLNVPVVPATYDDDSITLNGYEILNKYFDQLFTNNSKVFAFGEDVGKIGDVNQAFAGLQQKHGKLRIADTGIRELTIIGQGIGMALRGLRPIAEIQYLDYLLYGLQPLSDDVATLQYRTKGGQHCPIIVRTRGHRLEGIWHSGSPMGMIINSLRGIHVCVPRNMVQAAGMYNTLLQANEPALVIESLNGYRLKEKLPANLETYTVPLGIPEVLKEGTDVTIVTYGSTTRVVEDAIVTLEEMGVSCELIDVQTLLPFDINHDIVKSLQKTNRILFVDEDVPGGATAYMFQQVMEKQGGYRWLDVAPRTLSAQAHRPAYGTDGDYFSKPNPEDVVSVVMNMMEE